The bacterium DNA segment CTGGAGGCTGGCCGCGGCGCTCAGGGCGAATTGGCGCTGGATGAACAGGGTCCCGGCCCTGTCGGCGCGCAGACGGTCGACCAGGCGGGCCAGCTCCCGCGCCGAGGGCTCATGCCCGCCGGCCTCCACCGCAGCCTGGGTCAGACCGTAGCGCGCGGCGAAATAGCCGAATGCCGGGTGGAACACGTAGAATGTCCGCCCGCGGTAGGGCTCGAGCCTCCGCTCCAGACGGCTGTCCAGGGCTTCCAGGTCGCTCTGCACCTGCGCCAGGTTGTTCCGGAACAGTTCGGTGCTTTCGGGCCGCACCCGGCAAAGGGCCTCGCAGATCGTTCCCGCCGCAACGCGCATCAGGCTCGGGTCGAGCCAGAAATGCGGGTCCGGCTCCCCGGCGGCGTGGCCGTGGCTGTCCGCCTCCGGCTCGCCCAGGTGCAGCGGGTCCTCCAGCGTGCGCAGGGCCAGGCCCTGTCGCAGGTCCACCAGCTCCAGGCC contains these protein-coding regions:
- a CDS encoding zinc ABC transporter substrate-binding protein; amino-acid sequence: GLELVDLRQGLALRTLEDPLHLGEPEADSHGHAAGEPDPHFWLDPSLMRVAAGTICEALCRVRPESTELFRNNLAQVQSDLEALDSRLERRLEPYRGRTFYVFHPAFGYFAARYGLTQAAVEAGGHEPSARELARLVDRLRADRAGTLFIQRQFALSAAASLQHSLGLRLVVLDPQPADYLSGLDEIGRQVADSFEAASGMN